Proteins from one Loktanella sp. M215 genomic window:
- a CDS encoding chemotaxis protein CheB, translated as MTTTETNATASDEQIIVGIGASAGGLEAIQSFLDRLPDQHDLVFVIVQHLDPDHDSLMEELLNRRTKSPVVTAYDGCKVEPGHIYLIAPGELLTIEDNTLRTEKFAQPRGIRRPIDVFLTSLANHSGLNAVGVILSGTGSDGSHGVRDIKNNGGLVLVQRPEEAKYNGMPRAAIASGACDLIVPVAEIVPALEDFFHRVGDLTSSNITDGELISRVARHLRNRTGHDFSEYKPGTLLRRIAVRMSILGLAKSADYLHHLINDPQEAEKLFSSILINVTSFFRDDDVFDALRESIIPDLVSSVGAGGDLRVWVAGCSTGEEAYSLAIILSEAMERQNIWPRVSIFATDIDEDALRTARRGEYGDEIAGRMPSATLQRYFRARATGFVVTDAIRNMVRFSNQSLIKDPPFSQLDLICCRNVLIYFEKPLQTSVINSFHYGLREGGTLVLGNSEAINKGDALFDEISRHLRIFTRRPGPAARLDLRPADRPYYRPPSAQPQDDHALPPQPYAADVMTHFSPPYMVLTPQSDLVYASTSATAFLQVTGGRPQSSVLKMVRPELEPALGRLLRFDQKTDQTQSILFEGDLDGDRRRLRISGRQIADQNILVVFEDQIVTNDATIADPAAEGAETRRYTRELEAELDATRDRLRITMEELETSNEELKSSNEEMMSMNEELQSANEELTTTNDELNSKITEIRDSNADMSNFIKSNKISTVFLDEQLRLRRFTPEARNQFRFVTSDIGRPLDDIGSDLDVAQILDDCRAVMQTDKMMEAEYESRDGLTYRARIVPFDGDPSVGGGVVLSIFDVTELRRFAREAEEQRNLSEQRLTEIEDLYAVSPQAMGMLDENLRYVRANPRLADLCGTSVADLIGRPLGTLAMGLREEIEPMARDVLENQTRIENRQFRGKMRSMPDKDRVWETDWYPVYHNGVVAGVGVNVRDITDQIQMQYELRRVMQELQHRVKNMLANVLALVSRARRDATSDREVFSALSKRIQALAQTHKLLTQSNWSSANLRQVLEPELTAIYGADRIQMKGPEIVVNARAALSLGMAIHELATNAAKYGAFSVPDGAVRLSWVRQDDGESDMYIFRWKEQGGPEPTTAGDDGFGTQLIRSTITGSLNGAVTFDWEPDGLSCVLTIPVSALIEIPNESLFNSSTLQI; from the coding sequence TTCGTCATCGTGCAGCATCTGGACCCCGACCACGACAGCCTGATGGAAGAGTTGCTGAACCGGCGCACGAAATCGCCGGTCGTGACCGCCTATGACGGGTGCAAGGTCGAACCCGGCCACATCTATCTGATCGCACCGGGCGAACTGCTGACCATCGAAGACAACACGCTGCGGACGGAAAAATTCGCCCAGCCCCGCGGCATCCGGCGCCCCATCGACGTCTTTCTGACCTCGCTGGCCAACCATTCCGGCCTGAACGCCGTCGGCGTCATCCTGTCCGGCACCGGCAGCGACGGCAGCCACGGTGTGCGCGATATCAAGAACAACGGCGGCCTCGTGCTGGTGCAGCGCCCGGAAGAGGCGAAATATAACGGCATGCCCCGCGCCGCGATCGCCAGCGGCGCCTGCGACCTGATCGTCCCCGTCGCCGAAATCGTCCCCGCGCTCGAGGATTTCTTTCATCGCGTCGGCGATCTGACATCCAGCAACATCACGGATGGAGAGTTGATTTCCCGCGTGGCCCGCCACCTGCGCAACCGGACAGGGCACGATTTTTCCGAATACAAACCCGGCACCCTGCTGCGCCGCATCGCAGTGCGCATGTCGATCCTCGGGTTGGCCAAGTCCGCGGATTATCTGCATCACCTGATCAACGATCCGCAGGAAGCCGAAAAGCTGTTCAGCAGCATCCTGATCAACGTCACCAGCTTTTTCCGCGACGATGACGTGTTTGATGCGCTGCGCGAAAGTATCATTCCCGATCTGGTCAGCAGTGTCGGTGCGGGTGGCGACCTGCGCGTCTGGGTCGCCGGCTGCTCGACCGGAGAGGAGGCCTACAGCCTCGCGATCATCCTGTCCGAGGCGATGGAGCGGCAGAACATCTGGCCGCGCGTCTCGATCTTTGCCACGGATATCGACGAAGACGCCCTGCGCACCGCGCGGCGTGGCGAATACGGTGACGAGATCGCGGGCCGGATGCCGTCCGCAACGCTGCAGCGGTATTTCAGGGCGCGCGCGACCGGATTTGTCGTGACCGACGCCATCCGCAACATGGTCCGGTTTTCCAACCAGAGCCTGATCAAGGATCCGCCGTTTTCGCAACTTGACCTGATCTGCTGCCGCAACGTCCTGATTTATTTCGAAAAGCCGCTTCAGACATCGGTCATCAACTCGTTTCATTACGGTCTGCGCGAAGGCGGCACGCTGGTTCTCGGCAACAGCGAGGCCATCAACAAGGGTGACGCGCTGTTCGATGAAATCTCGCGGCATCTGCGGATCTTCACACGCAGGCCAGGGCCTGCGGCGCGCCTTGACCTGCGCCCGGCGGACCGCCCCTATTACCGCCCGCCCAGCGCCCAGCCGCAGGATGACCATGCCCTGCCGCCGCAGCCCTATGCCGCCGACGTAATGACCCATTTCTCGCCGCCCTACATGGTGCTGACGCCGCAGTCCGATCTGGTCTATGCGTCCACCAGCGCCACCGCATTCCTGCAGGTGACGGGCGGGCGGCCACAATCGTCTGTCCTCAAGATGGTCAGGCCCGAACTGGAACCCGCCCTTGGACGGTTGCTGCGGTTCGACCAGAAGACGGACCAGACCCAGAGTATCCTGTTCGAAGGCGATCTTGACGGCGATCGCAGGCGGTTGCGCATCAGCGGACGTCAGATCGCCGACCAGAACATCCTCGTGGTGTTCGAGGACCAGATCGTGACGAACGATGCGACGATCGCAGACCCCGCCGCCGAAGGGGCCGAAACACGACGCTATACCCGCGAGTTGGAAGCCGAACTCGACGCGACGCGCGACCGGTTGCGGATTACCATGGAAGAACTCGAGACATCCAACGAAGAGCTGAAAAGCTCCAACGAGGAAATGATGTCGATGAACGAGGAATTGCAGTCCGCAAACGAAGAGCTGACGACCACCAACGACGAGTTGAATTCCAAGATCACCGAAATCCGCGATTCCAACGCGGACATGAGCAATTTCATCAAAAGCAACAAGATCAGCACGGTCTTTCTTGACGAACAATTGCGTCTGCGCCGGTTCACGCCGGAGGCGCGCAATCAGTTCCGGTTCGTCACCTCTGACATCGGTCGCCCGCTGGACGATATCGGATCCGATCTGGACGTGGCACAGATCCTCGATGACTGCCGCGCGGTCATGCAGACCGACAAGATGATGGAAGCGGAATACGAAAGCCGCGACGGCCTGACCTACCGTGCCCGCATCGTGCCCTTCGACGGCGACCCGTCCGTGGGCGGCGGCGTGGTCCTGTCGATCTTTGACGTGACGGAATTGCGCCGCTTCGCGCGCGAGGCCGAAGAGCAGCGCAACCTGTCCGAACAGCGCCTGACCGAGATCGAGGATCTGTATGCCGTCAGTCCGCAGGCGATGGGCATGCTGGACGAAAATCTGCGCTATGTCCGCGCCAACCCCCGGCTGGCCGATCTGTGCGGCACCTCCGTCGCCGATCTGATCGGCCGTCCCCTCGGCACCCTCGCCATGGGCCTGCGCGAAGAGATCGAGCCGATGGCGCGGGACGTGCTGGAGAACCAGACGCGCATCGAGAACAGGCAGTTTCGTGGCAAGATGCGCAGCATGCCGGACAAGGACAGGGTCTGGGAAACCGACTGGTATCCGGTCTATCACAACGGTGTCGTGGCCGGTGTCGGCGTGAACGTCCGCGACATCACCGACCAGATCCAGATGCAGTACGAACTGCGCCGCGTGATGCAAGAGCTGCAACACCGGGTCAAGAACATGCTGGCCAACGTGCTGGCGCTGGTGTCCCGCGCACGCCGTGACGCGACCAGCGACCGAGAGGTCTTTTCCGCCCTGTCCAAACGGATTCAGGCGCTGGCCCAGACCCACAAGCTGCTGACCCAGTCGAACTGGTCCTCTGCCAACCTGCGTCAGGTGCTGGAACCCGAGCTGACCGCGATCTACGGCGCCGACCGGATCCAGATGAAGGGACCGGAAATCGTGGTCAACGCCCGCGCTGCGCTGTCGCTGGGCATGGCGATCCACGAACTGGCCACCAATGCGGCCAAATACGGCGCCTTCTCGGTGCCGGACGGTGCGGTGCGCCTGTCCTGGGTCCGGCAGGATGACGGCGAATCCGACATGTACATCTTTCGCTGGAAGGAACAGGGCGGACCGGAACCCACGACCGCCGGCGACGACGGTTTCGGCACCCAACTGATCCGGTCCACGATCACCGGCAGCCTGAACGGTGCGGTGACATTTGACTGGGAACCAGATGGATTGTCGTGCGTTCTGACGATACCTGTGTCTGCGCTTATCGAGATCCCGAATGAATCACTCTTCAACTCCAGTACCCTCCAGATCTAG